The Streptomyces venezuelae genomic interval GGACCTCGACGAGCATCTGGAGGACGGCGGCGTCTCCGTACCGGGCGAAGGCGTCGGCCTTCTTCTGCATGGCTCCGGCCTCGGCGGAGCCCCGCGCGGCGATGGCCGCGGCCTCGCCCTCGATGCGCACGGCTTCGGCGAGGGGTCCTGCGGCGTTGGCCTGGGCGGCGGCCTCGTCGGTCTGGGCCTTGATCTCGGCCTGCTTGAGGCCGAAGACTCCGCCGCCGACCACGACCTTCTGGCCGCTGTTGTCGGTGAACACGCGCCCGGTGGCGGGATCGGTCGCCTGCTTGCCGCGCCGGCCCGTGATGATGAACGCCTCGCTGGGCCCGGCGACCTTGTGGCGGGTGATGACGGTGAGGCCGAGGAGCGCGACAGGAGCGCAGGGCCTCGCGTTCGTCACGGGTGAGCCTGCGGCCCCCCGCGCACACATCGGTGAGGATCTCGGCGTACCCCGCCAGGTACTCCTCGACCGGCTCCCTCTCCCTGTCCGTCTCCGTCACGGCCCCTCCCGCCCTGCCTGGCGCGCCTTGACGAGTTCTTGACGCGCGGGGACCAGGGGTGACACGCCGCGCGCCCGGACGAGGAACGGAGCGGGCCCCCTCCGACGCACGGAAGTGGTCCCCGATAGCGCGGGGAAAGTGGACCTCCACCGGGACCGCTCCGCTTCCTAACGTCGGGACCATGAACGCGAACTCCCTGCGCGGCGTCCTGCTCGTCACGCTCGCCTACGCCCTCGTCGGCGCCTCCTTCACGGCCAACAGCCTCCTCGGTGCCTATCCGTACGCGGGCGGGCAGGCGCTGCGGTACGCGGCGGCCTGTCTGCTCCTGCTCCCGCTCCTCGGCCGCGGCGGACTGGCCCCGCTCGGCCTCCTGACGCTCCGCCACTGGCTGCGGCTCGGCGCGGTCGCGGCCGTCGGCATGGTCGGCTTCAACCTCGCGGTGCTCGCCGCCGAACGGACCGCCGAACCGGCCGTCCCGGGTGTGCTGGTCGGCTGCGCCCCGATCGTCGTCGCCGTCCTCGTCCCGCTGACCGACGGCCGCAGGCCCGCCCCCGCCGTCCTCTACGGCGCGCTGCTCGTCGCCGCCGGCGCCTTCACCGTGCAGGGCTGGGGGCGGACGGACCTGGCCGGGATCGGCTGGTCGGTGGCGGCGCTCGCGGGCGAAGTGGGGTTCACCGTGCTCGCCGTACCGGTGCTGCGCCTGCTCGGACCGAAGCTGCTGACCGCCGCCGTGTGCGGGGTCGGCGCGGTCGAGGCGACGCTCCTCGGCCTCGCCGTCGACGGGGCGGGCTTCGTCCGGATGCCGACGGCGGTGGAGACGGGCGCCCTGGTCTGGCAGGCGGCCCTGGCCACCGTCGTCGGCTTCGTCCTCTTCTACATGGGCGTCCAGCGGATCGGCATGGAGCGGGCCACCCTCTACACCGGGGCGATCCCGGTCGCCGCCGCGCTCAGCGCCGCCGCCGTCGCGGGCGCCGCCTTCGGACTCCCGCAGGCGGCCGGCAGCCTCCTCGTGGGCGCCGGGGCCGCCCTGGGCACCGGCCTCTTCGGCCGCAGGCGGTCAGCGGCTGCCGTCCAGGAGGACGCGGGCGACGAGAGCCGGGTCGTCGTTCATGGGCACATGGCCGCAGCCGGGCAGCCGCACCAGCCGGGC includes:
- a CDS encoding flotillin domain-containing protein, producing MTNARPCAPVALLGLTVITRHKVAGPSEAFIITGRRGKQATDPATGRVFTDNSGQKVVVGGGVFGLKQAEIKAQTDEAAAQANAAGPLAEAVRIEGEAAAIAARGSAEAGAMQKKADAFARYGDAAVLQMLVEVLPQVVAKASEPLSAVDKLTVISTDGASRLTRTVTDNVTQGMELLSSTTGVDLAQLLQDITQKKATPTAAPGTAGTPVEIGE